In Peromyscus leucopus breed LL Stock chromosome 9, UCI_PerLeu_2.1, whole genome shotgun sequence, the sequence CTGTGTGAGAGCTGTGGACGAACACCCCCTGTACTCATGAGCCAAGAATAGCCAGCGCTGGAAACTACAGAACCAtccatttctttctgtgtgtgtgagtgtttgctcacatggatgtatgtgtaccgtgtgcatgcctgctgcccaaggagggCAGAACAGAGTACtggacccctggaactgcagttgtAGATGCCTGTGAGCCACcgtgagggtgctgggaagggaacccaggttctctgcaagggcaacaGGTGTTCTTAGCCGCTGAGCCTGTCTCCAGGCCATCGGGACATTTTCATTGCCTCAGGAGGAAACCCGCCTCTCCTCTTTAGCTGTCATGGCCTCCCTGGCTGTCCCCCCAATGCCTGGCAACCCTAGTCTCCTGTCTGTTCCTGTCCATTGCCTCTTCTGGGTATTTCATAGGAATGGGCTCACCTAACTAGTGCGATTTTgagtctgatttttttctcactccGTGTTTCCCAGTACACAACTGTTCTACACTGTAGCACATGTCAGTTTCTAGGTCCCTCTGGATGGACCCGAGTCTACTGTGTGGGGTATACACTGCATTTTTGTGGGTGCCTGTTCTTCGCCTGGCAGGCTCTTAGCTGGTTCTTGCTCTTGACAGATTTTCATTACTTTAACAAATAATCTTCTAGAGCCTGGGGCcccacacatgccaggcaagcactgacCTACATCCTCAGACCTTGAACAGATTTTCAGTCAGACTCTATGCATGACAGCATGGACGTCCTAGGGGAAAGAGGTGGAGAAATGTGCTGGCCACAGAGGAAGACCAGGCTGCTTTTCCACATTAGCATCATCCTTCACTTGTAAATACGAATATGTAAGTAGGAACCCCCAGAAATGTAAAGAAAGTCACCCATCAGTATGAAACCAAACGGTAAGACTAAAAGCAAACCCAACTGTGAGGAACACAGCACGTAACTCGGGACGCATGAGGAGGTGAGGACAAAGGAGCCGTGGGCACTACTGACTGGCCACAGGAGTCTTCAGCACGCTGTCCTGTGAGTCTGGATTCTTCTCCATGGTGGTTGACTCTGGAAGTCTAACCAGGTTCGGGTGGGTATGTTCTGCCCTCAAGAGAACACTGGCTGGTTGTTGGCGTTACCTCTATGACACTCGCAGCCCCTGATACTCAGTGTGTAGATTCTGTTGATACACTGGGGCTTTGTACCAATTTTAAATAACTTACAAGGAAAGTGAGCTGGTGACAGGTTAAATGTATGTGAACTGGCTTAGGAGGTAGATGCTGAAGAAGTGAATTCTGAGCTGGTCATCCTGTTCCCGTTACAGCAGCTGAGCCAGTTCTGGTACAGTCAGGACACTGCTTTGCGGCTTGCACAGGAAGCGATCGCTGCTGCTGGAGAAGGTGGCAGGTGAGATTCaacttttgtttcttcctcttttctagtTGAAATTAGTTTGAGGGACACATGGAAACACAATCTTGACACTTATGAGGCACAGATGAATGTATaaatgaatttgttttgttttgtttttttctttctttctttttttttttttttggttttttgagacagggtttctctgtgtagttttggtgcctgtcctggatcttgctctgtagaccaggttggcctcgaactcagagatctgcctctgcctcccaagtgctgggatcaaaggcacatGCCAGTGCTGCCCagccataaatatttttaatatcctTCCTAAATGAGATGGTTTCTTAAAAGTCTGGattataatatgtaaatattgtCGAATGGTTTGCAGCTCATGGCTCACTCAGAACTGTTCCAGTACAAAGTCGAGGGAACACTGGGAAATCTATTCAGTGTAGTGTCTCTCTCACTCCCCCACccttctctctgagacagggcctcatatagcacaggctagcctaaaactttTTATGTAGTACATCTCCTAAGACCTGCGATCACACATGTGACCACTCCCAACTCCACTTTTGCAGCATTAGGGATCAGTGCAGGGTGTTGTACATGCTGGGCGAGGACTTTATAGCAAGCTACATCTTCAACTTTGTTGGAAttttcccagagtcctggggaagacgcTCCATCCAGcgtggggttatctgagggaaaaaaatctgtgtacGCCAATTTCTCATGTCTGTTTACTTTATCTCTCTGTAACaaacttctgtctacacagcttcagttccgtcctgacactcagttcttctctgtcccttctttttctgcCCTCCCGTAGTCCTAGTAATAGCTAAGCTCTTACGCTCTCGACCTTATCCTCATCTTCCgttcctccttcctccatctctccttcctcttttcctacaGTCTGCAGAACTTTTCCTTGCTCCTCACTCCTTGGTCTGAGCCAGTCTGCCTTATCATATACCGAAACTCTGCCTTGTTCTTTCCTCTCTGGCCACAGGACTCTGACCAAACCAagaattctgctccagtctttacagcacctggttatgcaaaaaactCTTTTATCTTGAGCCAATAGCTCTGGCATGCCACTAGgcctgaaggaaagggatggtcCAAGCTTCAtgtgcacaagaaacaaagctatgtatcCACAGCCCACCTGTTTCCTGGGCTCTGTGGGGGTGTTACCTAGTAGATCAGCAGTGGATCTGAGAAGCTTAGTTGTTTGCCATGTGGCCTAGTAGTATGTGAGCACACAAGAAAGTcaaagcagaagacagctgatatattaaaagctgaatatcaccaaatattccttgatatttgactTTCCTCTAGAAGAATTTCCTTGACccttctaggtatagctttattatatacagctgaatctgtTTCATGCACTTGCGGCCTGCAGCACAacttcttagggaaaaaattATGTTCCCAGGGCCCCCCTCTAGCTTTGCTtcagctcttcctgaggacccccTGGCCAGCATGCTGGGGTCTTTCAGCCCGCTCTGTTCTAGGCTCCCCATTTCTGAGCTCCAGTTCCTAGTCTGCATCCTCATCTAAGCAGGTTACACCCCATGCCTTCCACAGAAGAGGGACTTGCCAGaaaattgttttgatttcttctttctctggacTATAATAGTTTTGCTGAGTGTCTgattctggcttttgaaaatgttattcCGTTAAGAAACCCaacattcaaaaagaaaaaagaaatctaacaTTTTGACCCTATGTAGAAAATCTGCTTTCTCCCTCCCTACCCACTGCATGTTTAGGATTGTCTCTTAATCTCTGGTATTCAGTGTCTTGATGTGCAACTTCCTCTCCCACACTGGACCCTGTGGTGGTCCTTCACTCATGTGGCTCATGTTTAATTTGGGAGGTTTCTTAAGTTATTTCTTACAAcactcctgctgtgtgtgtgtccttgttttctgttccttttcctggaacttctGTTATTTGAGAGTGGAACCTGATCCACTCACCCCactcccctttttttaaaaaccagttgTCTCTACCCAGATTTTCGGGACGAATCCTCAGCTTGTATCTTCTGTGTTCTGTGGTGAACACTTGAGAGAGTGACAGGATTTATCTTGGATGATGGTTGCAGACAGTTCAGTTGGAGGTATGCTGGCTTCATTTCAGGGCTCGAATACAGCAGAGTGGTACGtcttggcagccaggaagcagacaaaCAGAGGATGGGTCCCTGGGCAAGGGGTGCCCTTCAaaggcccatccccagtgacctgcttcctctaaAGTATCCACTCCTCAGAATGACACCCAGCGGAGTACTAAGCCTTCAACACACGAGTAATGTCTCCTTCCTGTGCACCCTCTGTTGATGCTGCAGTAATTTCCCTTATGTGTGATATTAGATGTTCTCCTTGCATGTTGGCTGAGCTCTGCCTTTCCTTCATTCCTAAGGGTAGCTGGAACACTTAAAAACTAGGAGAGTTGACCTAAGGGTGGTGTGTGCTGTGGAGTCATTTCAGGGACCACCAGTGAGCTACACCCCACCCCTCTTTTTGCTGGGTCTCTGTAGTGAGGGATCAGGACGAGCTGTTTCCCAGGAAGCCTCTGAGCGTGTGTTGGTTGGAGGTCCAGGCCAGCAGCCTTCAATGCCTGGAGGGAGTCCCGCGGCCAGTTGGTTTACTGTGACCCTTGGACCTTCTCATCTTCGACCTGCGACCCATGGTGCTGGCATTGGGATCCAGGACCTTGCTCTCCCACtagccctcttctgatctccacagggtACCTTTCGGTCGTCTGTGTCCGGCACTCCCTCCCAGACATCCCCCAGGCCGTAGAACGTTCCTCCAGTTTTCTCCAGTTACCTCAGCGCATGGGGATATGAAAGAGAAGCCCGGGAACAGACTGTGTCTTGAATAGATCTTTCACAGCTTCTGTTTTTAGCCTCACCTTCACTCTCATGGCTCGAGTCTCCTGGGTCTGCGTTCCCCGGAGCCCCTGGGGATGCTGTGATGGGAGCCAGGCACTGCTCAGCTCTCCTGGCTGCTCCTGCCGGCTCTAACTGCTTGCGCCAGCTGAGCCAACCACTGCACCTGTTTACTCTTGAGCTTCCTGAGTGGAGCTGCTTTACTCCCCTGCCCTGTTCCCTTTGCTCTCAGAAATTTCTtcctaaacaacaaaacaaaacgaaatttTACTGTTTGCTTAGTGGACTTTGATGGGGGACACATGGGACTCATGTGAATGAGTGTGTCCCATGTGTCTTCCTCAGCTGGAAgtcttattttctctgtctttgatttttacattgctgtttatttggtttttcttagCTTGTTGGCTTTCAACTACTGATAAACACTTGAGATAATGGCTGATTCGGGCTCATGGGTTTGGAGGTTTTGGTTATGGTGAGCTGGCCTGTGGGAAGCAGCACATATGGCAGAGGTAGCCAGGAACCAAAGCAAAGCATGTTCCCAATGACCCAGCTTCCTCACAGCCCCCTTCTAATGACCAGAGACCAAGGCTCTAAACATATGcatttcagctgggcagtggtagtccgcacctttaatcccagcatttgggcagatctctgagttcaaggccagcctggtctacagaacaagatccaggacagccagggcgacacagagaacaaccctgtctcgaaaaaacaaaaccaaacaacaccaTACAAATGTCTGTAAGACATTTGAGGTTGAAGCTGAAACATTTGGTGATAGTATTTTCTTTGATATGTTGGGTTTTCccactaatttttaatttttgttttgttttctcaagacagggtttctctgtgtagttttggatcctgtcctggaactcactgtagaccaggcaggcctcaaactcacagagatcctcctggctctgcctcccgagtgctgggattaaggcgtgtgccaccactgtctggccaaaAGAAACTTCTAACCTTAAATCATCATATGAACTGCCTTTTAGGGAATAAGCGTATTACAtgttagttattttaaaaagggaTCAGATACAAAAGTCACAAATACATACAGTGAAATAAGTCGTAGTCTTTACATGGATGCAAATGTATTATATGGAGGTATAGCTTGTAAATAACTGAATGTATGTAAGTTTCCTGTTTGTGGAACTCTGGTTAATGCATTCAGTAAGGGTGTAAGGAATGTTCTTTTAAGTTTTAAGTGGAACCAAATTAGAATACTTTTTTtctagaatcagaaaaaaaaaaatgaaatctgagcacagagacttttaaaagttattattggCACTGTTCATGATCTCAGGTTATACCCTCACTTCCAGAATCGCATGTGTGAGTGCACCCAGTGTGTATCAGAAGCTCCGGGAGCTGCATGGGGGAGACATCTCTGTATACATCTTTGAGTATGACAAAAGATTCGCCATATATGGGGAGGAATTTGTCTTCTATGACTACAACAGTCCACTGGACTTACCCGGGAGAGTCGCCGAGCACAGCTTTGACATCGTGGTTGCCGATCCCCCTTACCTGTCTGAGGAATGTCTCAGGAAGACATCCCAAACAATCCGGTTCCTGACTCGGGGCAAGGTTCTGCTGTGCACAGGTGGGTGCTGCCCTTCTCATCCTGTAAGCCCTGTCAGGGTGCTGGCTTTTAGGGTTGCCAGAGATCTCAGAACCGGATCCTGAATCTGCCACTTACTGTATGTATGACCTTAGCCAAGTTATGTGACCTCCCTTGCCCCAGAGGGCCATTGTGAATTGAGTGGTGTAGTACACATGACGTGTTCAACATGGTCTGACTCACGCCCGTGGATACGTTCGCTATTCTTTTTAGTAGCCACCACCATTATGGGCACATACATGCACTACACACATAGCACATCTatgcaccacaccacacacacatacacataataaaaataaatgggaaaagtaGGCACTTCACAAACATGTTAGAGGAAGTAAAAAGGAATATAAAGACTATatcctggggctggaaagatggctcagtagttaagagcactggctgctctgtcagaggacgcaggttcaagtcccagcactcacatggcagctcacgcctgtctgtaactccagttccaaggcttctgacaccttcacacagatatacatgcaggcgaaacactaatacacataaattaaaagaataataaataaataaatactatatcCTGTGTGCAGTGAGATTGTCCCCCATCTATTCAGGGGTTTCACCTAGAGCCCAGGTGTAGGTGCCTTTGATTCTCAGCTCACTCGCTTTGTTCTTCACAGGAGCCATCATGGAAGAGCAGGCTGCTCAGCTTCTCGGTGTGAAGATGTGTAAGTTTATTCCAGAGCACTCCCGAAACCTGGCCAACGACTTCCGCTGTTACACGAACTACGATTCTGGTCTGGACTATGAAACCTAAATTCACATGGCAACATGTGACAATAAAGGACTCGGAGGAACACATCCCCTTCCCGGTTTACTCTCTTTCTGTTGACATGTGACCTCCCCCACTCTGCCCTGGACTGGGACTCTCCTGGCTTAATTTTCAAACTAAAATGTCTTACTGCTATTTCGGTAATGAAGTTGGGATTCTTACACGAACCAGGTCCGTGGACTTGAGTAGAGAGAAATGTTAGAAGCTGTCTAATTGTTCAGCACCTGTGAAAACAGAACAGGCCTCCTGCATGGCACAGGACCTTGGCCTCTGCTAGAAGTTTCCATAACATGGGCAGCTTTTGCCTGCCCAGTGGACTAGGAGTGCTCTGGAAGCTTCTTAGAGACCTGACCTGCCTCCACAGAGCAGGTTGATGATCCAAGCAACCAGTGTTCCAGCTCCTCCCGGGTTCAACCTCCCTCTCAGCTCTGAGAGTCCTGATGGTACTGGGATGTTCTGTCCTTTTCTGCGGCAGTAGTTTCACAGATCTGCTGTGATCACATTACATGGTGCACGTGAATCTGGCTGACTCCAAATGGCATCCAGGGACAGTCATTGCCATTTTCCCGGCTGTGACATCACACTACAGTTACCCAACATGCTGCTTTCAGGGTGTTGGGTCTCAGACCCTCCGTCTGTCTAGAATGAGCCCCAGCTGGactacaggaggatttctggtggGCAGATAAAAGCCAGCCACCTGGGGGACTTGTGAAAGTGGCTTTCCATCCCCCAAAGGAGCCCTTGTCCCAGCTACTTGTCCTTCTAACCCACATGACCTGTCCCCCTGTCCCcgtgtccgtctgtccgtccccCCACACCCACTGTCTGACTGCTCACACTGCGCTCTGGTCTCTGCTC encodes:
- the Eef1akmt1 gene encoding EEF1A lysine methyltransferase 1 — its product is MSDSEDDDIPQLSSHALAALQEFYAEQKQSLNPGGDDKYNVGVIEENWQLSQFWYSQDTALRLAQEAIAAAGEGGRIACVSAPSVYQKLRELHGGDISVYIFEYDKRFAIYGEEFVFYDYNSPLDLPGRVAEHSFDIVVADPPYLSEECLRKTSQTIRFLTRGKVLLCTGAIMEEQAAQLLGVKMCKFIPEHSRNLANDFRCYTNYDSGLDYET